In Peromyscus leucopus breed LL Stock chromosome 11, UCI_PerLeu_2.1, whole genome shotgun sequence, a genomic segment contains:
- the Ptger4 gene encoding prostaglandin E2 receptor EP4 subtype, with protein sequence MSIPGVNASFSSASERLNSPVTIPAVMFIFGVVGNLVAIVVLCKSRKEQKETTFYTLVCGLAVTDLLGTLLVSPVTIATYMKGQWPGDQALCDYSTFILLFFGLSGLSIICAMSIERYLAINHAYFYSHYVDKRLAGLTLFAVYASNVLFCALPNMGLGRSERQYPGTWCFIDWTSNVTAYAAFSYMYAGFSSFLILATVLCNVLVCGALLRMHRQFMRRTSLGTEQHHAAAAAAVASAACRGHAAASPALQRLSDFRRRRSFRRIAGAEIQMVILLIATSLVVLICSIPLVVRVFINQLYQPSVVKDISRNPDLQAIRIASVNPILDPWIYILLRKTVLSKAIEKIKCLFCRIGGPGRDGSAQHCSESRRTSSAVSSHSRSFLSRELREISSTSQTLLYLPDLSESSLGGRNLLPGVHGMSLTQADTTSLRTLRVSETSDSSQGQDSESVLLVDEVGGGGREEPAPKGNSLQVTFPSETLNLSEKCI encoded by the exons ATGTCCATTCCCGGGGTCAATGCGTCCTTCTCCTCCGCTTCGGAGAGGCTGAACAGCCCAGTGACCATTCCGGCAGTGATGTTCATCTTCGGGGTCGTGGGCAACCTGGTGGCCATCGTAGTGCTGTGCAAGTCGCGCAAGGAGCAGAAGGAGACGACCTTCTACACTCTAGTGTGTGGGCTGGCTGTCACTGACCTACTAGGCACGTTGCTGGTAAGCCCAGTGACCATCGCCACATACATGAAGGGCCAGTGGCCCGGGGACCAGGCACTGTGTGACTACAGCACCTTCATCCTACTCTTCTTCGGCCTGTCGGGTCTCAGCATCATCTGTGCCATGAGCATTGAACGCTACCTGGCCATCAACCACGCCTACTTCTACAGCCACTACGTGGACAAGCGGCTGGCGGGCCTCACGCTCTTCGCCGTCTATGCATCTAACGTGCTGTTCTGCGCACTGCCCAACATGGGCCTGGGCAGGTCTGAGCGACAGTACCCCGGCACCTGGTGCTTCATCGACTGGACCTCCAACGTGACGGCCTACGCCGCCTTCTCGTACATGTACGCgggcttcagttccttcctcatCCTCGCCACCGTGCTCTGCAACGTGCTCGTGTGCGGCGCGCTGCTCCGCATGCACCGCCAGTTCATGCGCCGCACCTCGCTGGGCACGGAGCAGCATCATGCGGCCGCCGCCGCAGCAGTGGCTTCGGCGGCCTGTCGGGGCCACGCGgccgcctccccagccctgcagcgCCTCAGCGACTTTCGCCGCCGCAGGAGCTTCCGGCGCATCGCCGGCGCGGAAATCCAGATGGTCATCTTACTCATCGCCACCTCCCTGGTGGTGCTCATCTGCTCCATTCCGCTGGTG GTGCGAGTGTTCATCAACCAGTTATATCAGCCAAGTGTGGTGAAAGACATCAGCCGAAACCCCGATTTGCAGGCCATCAGAATTGCTTCGGTGAACCCCATCCTGGACCCCTGGATCTATATCCTTCTGCGCAAGACTGTCCTCAGTAAAGCCATAGAGAAGATCAAGTGTCTCTTCTGCCGCATAGGTGGGCCcggcagagatggctcagcgcagCACTGTTCGGAGAGTCGGAGGACATCCTCTGCTGTGTCAAGCCACTCTCGCTCCTTCCTTTCTCGGGAGCTGAGGGAAATCAGTAGCACATCTCAGACCCTCCTGTACCTGCCTGACCTAAGCGAAAGCAGCCTCGGAGGCAGGAATTTGCTTCCAGGTGTGCATGGCATGAGCCTGACCCAAGCAGACACCACCTCACTGAGAACTTTGCGAGTATCAGAGACTTCAGACTCCTCCCAGGGCCAGGACTCGGAGAGTGTCTTGTTGGTGGATGAAGTTGGTGGGGGCGGCAGGGAGGAGCCTGCCCCTAAAGGAAACTCTCTGCAAGTCACGTTCCCCAGTGAGACACTGAACTTATCTGAAAAATGTATATAG